The following coding sequences lie in one Variovorax terrae genomic window:
- a CDS encoding slipin family protein: MNMITLFIVAVLGALGALLATLGWLGLGIAFGVAAALVALSLKMANTWQKFVVLRAGKLQGVKGPGLFMIIPIVDNVVAVIDERIQTTAFNAEQALTRDTVPVNVDAIIFWRVHNAQKAALAITDYRQAIDRVAQTSLREMIGSSLLAALLSDRRAADRQLCEDIGRKTVEWGVTVSSVEIRDVAIPVALQDAMSRQAQAEREKQARIILGTAEAEIAGKFVEAARIYANQPGALQLRAMNIIYETTKERGTTILIPSSMVDSMNPAAAVAVALTTGGTAHAVPEPVH; the protein is encoded by the coding sequence ATGAACATGATCACCCTCTTCATCGTCGCCGTGCTGGGCGCCCTCGGCGCACTGCTCGCCACCCTGGGCTGGCTGGGCCTGGGCATCGCCTTCGGGGTGGCCGCGGCCCTCGTCGCGCTGTCCCTGAAAATGGCCAACACCTGGCAGAAGTTCGTGGTGCTGCGCGCCGGCAAGCTGCAGGGCGTCAAGGGCCCCGGGCTGTTCATGATCATCCCGATCGTGGACAACGTGGTCGCCGTGATCGACGAGCGCATCCAGACCACTGCCTTCAATGCCGAGCAGGCGCTGACCCGGGACACCGTGCCGGTGAACGTCGACGCCATCATCTTCTGGCGCGTGCACAACGCGCAGAAGGCGGCGCTGGCGATCACGGACTACCGGCAGGCCATCGACCGCGTGGCGCAAACCTCGCTGCGCGAAATGATCGGGTCGTCGCTGCTGGCGGCGCTGCTGTCCGACCGCCGGGCGGCCGACCGCCAGCTGTGCGAGGACATCGGGCGCAAGACCGTCGAATGGGGTGTGACGGTCAGCTCGGTCGAGATCCGGGACGTGGCGATCCCGGTGGCGCTGCAGGACGCGATGTCGCGCCAGGCCCAGGCCGAGCGCGAGAAGCAGGCCCGCATCATCCTGGGAACGGCCGAGGCGGAGATCGCCGGCAAGTTCGTGGAGGCGGCCCGCATCTATGCCAACCAGCCGGGCGCGCTGCAGCTGCGCGCCATGAACATCATCTACGAGACCACCAAGGAGCGCGGAACGACCATCCTGATCCCGAGTTCCATGGTCGACAGCATGAACCCTGCGGCGGCCGTCGCCGTCGCGCTGACCACCGGCGGCACCGCCCATGCCGTGCCGGAGCCTGTGCATTAG
- a CDS encoding Crp/Fnr family transcriptional regulator translates to MAPAADPRHNRLLAALPPAEWARWQALLEPVALPLGTVLCESGAKPAHVYFPTTAIVSLLHVLADGASAEIAVVGNEGMVGISLFMGGGSTPSRAVVQSAGQGWRLRAGLLLQEFEQAGPVLHLLLRYTQALITQMAQTAVCNRHHSLDQQLCRWLLLSLDRLPSSELAMTQELIANMLGVRREGVTEAAGHLQAAGLIRYQRGHITVLDRHGLEQRTCECYAVVKKEYDRLLPP, encoded by the coding sequence ATGGCCCCCGCTGCCGATCCGCGACACAACCGGCTGCTTGCGGCGCTGCCGCCGGCCGAGTGGGCGCGCTGGCAGGCACTGCTGGAGCCTGTGGCGCTGCCGCTGGGCACGGTGCTCTGCGAATCCGGCGCCAAGCCGGCGCATGTGTACTTCCCGACCACGGCGATCGTCTCGCTGCTCCATGTGCTGGCCGACGGCGCGTCGGCCGAGATCGCCGTCGTCGGCAACGAGGGCATGGTCGGCATCTCGCTGTTCATGGGCGGCGGGTCGACCCCCAGCCGCGCGGTGGTGCAAAGCGCCGGCCAGGGCTGGCGCCTGCGGGCGGGCCTGCTGCTGCAGGAGTTCGAGCAGGCCGGCCCCGTGCTGCATCTGCTGCTGCGCTACACCCAGGCCCTGATCACCCAGATGGCGCAGACCGCCGTGTGCAACCGCCACCATTCGCTGGACCAGCAGCTTTGCCGCTGGCTGCTGCTGAGCCTGGACCGCCTGCCGTCCAGCGAGCTGGCGATGACGCAGGAACTCATCGCCAACATGCTGGGCGTGCGCCGCGAGGGCGTGACCGAGGCGGCCGGCCACCTGCAGGCTGCCGGGCTGATCCGCTACCAGCGCGGCCACATCACCGTGCTCGACCGGCACGGGCTCGAGCAGCGGACCTGCGAATGCTATGCCGTGGTGAAGAAGGAGTACGACCGCCTGCTGCCGCCGTAG
- the rpoH gene encoding RNA polymerase sigma factor RpoH, with product MTHQAGTSVTALAVANPWAVVPPLGNLDAYISVANRLPLLTLQEEQEFARKFKENNDLEAAGKLVLSHLRLVVSVSRQYLGYGLPHGDLIQEGNVGLMKAVKRFDPDQGVRLVSYALHWIKAEIHEYILKNWRMVKVATTKAQRKLFFNLRSMKQGFKADAAAEDAATHRDTLNEREIELMARTLNVKREEVIEMETRLSGGDVTLDPGPSDDGEDSFGPIAYLADARHEPTALIESRQRDVLASDGIAAALEGLDERSRRIVEERWLKVNDDGSGGMTLHELAADYGVSAERIRQIEAAAMKKMKKALAEYA from the coding sequence ATGACCCATCAGGCTGGAACCTCTGTCACCGCACTTGCCGTTGCCAATCCGTGGGCTGTGGTGCCCCCGCTCGGCAATCTGGATGCCTATATTTCGGTGGCCAACCGCCTGCCCCTGCTGACCTTGCAGGAAGAGCAGGAGTTCGCCAGAAAATTCAAGGAAAACAACGACCTGGAAGCGGCCGGGAAGCTGGTGCTGTCGCACCTGCGGCTGGTCGTGTCCGTGTCCCGCCAGTACCTGGGCTATGGCCTGCCGCACGGTGACCTGATCCAGGAGGGCAACGTGGGCCTCATGAAGGCCGTCAAGCGCTTCGACCCCGACCAGGGCGTGCGCCTGGTCAGCTACGCGCTGCACTGGATCAAGGCCGAAATCCACGAGTACATCCTGAAGAACTGGCGCATGGTCAAGGTGGCCACCACCAAGGCCCAGCGCAAGCTGTTCTTCAACCTGCGCTCGATGAAGCAGGGTTTCAAGGCCGATGCCGCCGCGGAAGACGCCGCCACCCACCGCGACACCCTCAATGAGCGCGAAATCGAGCTCATGGCGCGCACGCTGAACGTCAAGCGCGAGGAAGTGATCGAGATGGAAACCCGCCTGTCGGGCGGCGACGTGACGCTCGATCCCGGCCCGTCGGACGACGGCGAGGACAGCTTCGGCCCGATCGCCTACCTGGCCGACGCCCGCCACGAGCCGACCGCGCTGATCGAGTCGCGCCAGCGCGACGTGCTGGCCAGCGACGGCATCGCCGCCGCGCTCGAAGGCCTGGACGAGCGCAGCCGCCGCATCGTGGAAGAACGCTGGCTCAAGGTCAATGACGACGGTTCGGGCGGCATGACGCTGCACGAACTGGCCGCCGACTACGGCGTGAGTGCCGAACGCATCCGCCAGATCGAGGCGGCCGCGATGAAGAAGATGAAGAAGGCGCTGGCCGAATACGCCTGA